ATTGAAGGCGCGGCATATCGAATGCAGCCGCCATCGATGCGTGCATGTAAGCGCGCAATGACGCGCTACGCGGCGTCGCCCCGGTGTCCGTCGTGTCCAGTTTCCATATACCGCCCCGGCGTCGTCCCCAACGCGCGCCGGAACATGTCGATGAACGCGCTCACGTTGTCGTAGCCAAGGTCAAGCGCGATCGTCGTCACCGGCACGCCGTCGGCCACCTTCTCCAACGCGCGCAGCAGCCGCGCCTGCTGACGCCACTGCGCGAACGTCAGCCCCGTTTCGGCGACGAAGCGGCGGCTCAGCGTGCGCGGCGCGATGCCCGCCCACGCTGCCCATTCCTCGAGGCGGCGGTTGTCCGCGAGATCGGCGCTCAACGCATCGGTGATCCGTCCGACCCGCGGATCGCGCGGGCGCGGCAGGCCGAGCGTGACCGGCGGCGATGCCGCGATCTCGTCGAGGATCACTTCCGCCACGCGCGTTTGCGCCGCGTCGAGTGCGCCGCCGCGCCAGCTTGCCGCGCGCCGTACCGCCTCGCGCAGCAGCGCGGAGGTGCGGATCGCGTGCGGCGCCTGCGGCAGCGATCCGCAGCGCGGTTCCGCGACGAACACGCTCCAGCCGGAGAACGGCCCGAACGAGCGCAGCGAATGCACGCAATGCGGCGGAATCCAGATTGCATGAACGGCCGGCACGACCCAGTCCTGGTCGTCGAGGCCGAGCGACAGCAGGCCCGTCAGCGCGCCGACCAGCTGGCCGCGCGCATGGCGATGCGGCGCGGTCACGCGCGCGTCGCGCTGCGTCAGCTCGGCAGCGGCGACGAACGGGCCGTCGGAAGAGCTCACGAGGCCGGCGGGAAGAAGCGGATCTGCAGGCATGGCTGGAATTCGGTATCGAATGGCATTTATACCGGAGTCCGGCCGTGTTCGCATCCCTACACTGAGTGCTCGTTCAACGCTTCAGGAGGGCCGCGCGATGCGAGCCGACGAAATGCTTCCCGACCACCTCAACCAGCTCGACCTCAACGGCACGACGATCCGCAAGGGCAGCGTGGGCGCCTTTCTCGCGAATGCGCGGGTGCTCACCGACCCGCATGCGGACGAGGCCGAGCGCTCCCGCGCGGCGGCCGATGCCGCCGACGTGCTGCCGGCGCTGCGTGCGCTCGGGCTGTTCGACGTGTT
The sequence above is drawn from the Burkholderia ubonensis genome and encodes:
- a CDS encoding AraC family transcriptional regulator → MPADPLLPAGLVSSSDGPFVAAAELTQRDARVTAPHRHARGQLVGALTGLLSLGLDDQDWVVPAVHAIWIPPHCVHSLRSFGPFSGWSVFVAEPRCGSLPQAPHAIRTSALLREAVRRAASWRGGALDAAQTRVAEVILDEIAASPPVTLGLPRPRDPRVGRITDALSADLADNRRLEEWAAWAGIAPRTLSRRFVAETGLTFAQWRQQARLLRALEKVADGVPVTTIALDLGYDNVSAFIDMFRRALGTTPGRYMETGHDGHRGDAA